Genomic segment of Fusobacterium sp. SYSU M8D902:
GACTCATTAGTGAAAATTCCTATTAATGTTCCTAATGATTTTGGGGGTAGATATTCTAATAACTTTTCTAAATTTTTATACTCTTCACTTCCCTCCTCAATATCTCTTCCACAAATACATTTATGATGTTCTAACAGATATTTTATAGCCTTTGAACTTAGCTCTGGAATTGACTTTTCATCATATTTTAAATTAGTTAATTCTCCAATAGTATCTAATATCATATATCTTGAAAAGAACGATAATGCTCCTGAATTAAAATCTTTAAGTAAAGAACTTATCTTTTCAGTCTTTTGCTTTTCATAAGCTAGTTTTTCACTTTCTTTTTTATCTCTTTTCTCTTGAAGCTTTTTAGATTCCTCCATAAATTTTAATTTTTCTTTACATTCAGCTATTATCTCTTTTGAACTTTTTTCTTGTTCCTTAATCTCATTCATACGTTGTTGATTTTTTTCAACTGTTTCTCTTAAATTTCTTAATTTCCTTGTGTAATCTTTTACTTTTGAGTTACTATTTTGATCATAACTTTCTTCATATCTACCTATAACACTCTGCTTAGATCTAGGCTTTAAATGATCAAGAGCTGAAATTATTACATTTAATCCCAATAGACCTCTTACAGCTTCAGCAAATTCATTACTTCTTTTTCCCCCTTGAACTTCCTTACTCATCTTTTCTATTCTTTCTCCATCAAAGAAAAAGTATTTTGAAAGTTCACTTGGTAAAATATTTCTTATCTCCTTCTCCCAATCATTTACTTTTATAACTGTGCCATCTTTTCTTTTTAGTACTAATCTTACCTCTGGTGCTTCCTGAATTAATCTATTATTTCCTTTTTTCTGATATCTCTGTTCTCTTGTTATTTCATATCTAATCTCACCATGTTCTAGTCCTATTTTAACTTCAACACTTGTTCCAAAATTATTTTCTAAATTTTTTTCAACATCTTTATTTAAAACATCCTTTATTTTAAAATTTGTTTCTCCGTATAAACACCAAGAAAATGCTTGTGCTAAAGTAGTTTTACCAGTTCCATTATTTCCCATTATTATAGTTACATTTTTATACTCATCAGTGGAAAACTCAATTTTTGCATCTTTTAATTGTCTGAAATTTTTTAATTCCATATATATAATTTTCATTAATCTATCTCCACCTCTTCCTCAATAATTTTCTTAATTTCTAATACTATTTTAGCATCTGTTAATTCTCTTGTTTTTAAATTTCCTTTTTCTAAAATAACAGTTTTCTTTGCTATCTTTTCAACTATTTTCTCATCTATTTTAATAGCATTCTCCATAATCATTTTCCTCCTCAAAATATCTTATATTATCCTTATAGGCTTCTTTTATATCGAAAATAAACTTTCTAGCAGTAGCTGGATTCATTGCTAATTTCCCAAATTCTTCCATTCTAATCAACTCTTTTTTTACTAAAGAGATATCCATTTTTAATTGCTCAAGAGTTAAATACTGCACAGTATCTAATGGACGTGGTA
This window contains:
- a CDS encoding AAA family ATPase — encoded protein: MKIIYMELKNFRQLKDAKIEFSTDEYKNVTIIMGNNGTGKTTLAQAFSWCLYGETNFKIKDVLNKDVEKNLENNFGTSVEVKIGLEHGEIRYEITREQRYQKKGNNRLIQEAPEVRLVLKRKDGTVIKVNDWEKEIRNILPSELSKYFFFDGERIEKMSKEVQGGKRSNEFAEAVRGLLGLNVIISALDHLKPRSKQSVIGRYEESYDQNSNSKVKDYTRKLRNLRETVEKNQQRMNEIKEQEKSSKEIIAECKEKLKFMEESKKLQEKRDKKESEKLAYEKQKTEKISSLLKDFNSGALSFFSRYMILDTIGELTNLKYDEKSIPELSSKAIKYLLEHHKCICGRDIEEGSEEYKNLEKLLEYLPPKSLGTLIGIFTNESNIRAKQKNDIYRHIQENYTDIDKLNEKLLEIRDELIALDEKLLGKDVTKTVNDLTRDRKNAEVDLERLREEREKLSKDTIEREYLVTNLERKITELNLTNKENRKIEIYKAYALGVYEYLSKILNEKETELRNYLEDEINSIFKTIYEGGLSLDIDKNYGIKVQADNYETETSTAQSISVIFAFISGIIKLAREYQKNENKELASEPYPLVMDAPLSAFDKHRIKKVCEVLPEIAEQVIIFIKDTDGDLAKENLKNKIGKMYNLEKINEFNTNVK